Proteins encoded together in one Pangasianodon hypophthalmus isolate fPanHyp1 chromosome 18, fPanHyp1.pri, whole genome shotgun sequence window:
- the LOC113531856 gene encoding metalloproteinase inhibitor 3 has translation MKSGYQLLSLLFVFSSLRVDELEACSCALAHPQDAFCNSDIVIRAKVVGKKLLKDGPFGTMRYTVKQMKMYKGFNKIQHVQHVYTDASESLCGVKFDINKYQYLITGRVYDGKVYTGLCNFNERWERLSLAQKKGMNHRYQLGCNCRIKPCHYLPCFVTSKNECLWTDMLSHFGYPGYQSRHYACIQQKEGYCSWYRGMTSRDKTNMNTTDP, from the exons aTGAAATCCGGCTACCAGCTGCTCAGCCTGCTGTTCGTGTTCAGCAGCTTGCGCGTGGACGAGCTGGAGGCTTGCTCGTGCGCGCTCGCGCACCCGCAGGACGCCTTCTGCAACTCCGATATCG TGATCCGAGCCAAAGTGGTGGGGAAGAAGTTGCTGAAGGATGGCCCGTTTGGCACCATGCGCTACACAGTCAAGCAGATGAAG ATGTACAAAGGATTCAACAAAATTCAGCATGTCCAGCATGTTTACACAGATGCTTCAGAGAGTCTGTGTGGAGTCAAGTTTGACATTAACAAATACCAGTACTTGATTACAG GTCGTGTGTACGATGGAAAGGTTTATACAGGGCTCTGCAACTTTAACGAGAGGTGGGAACGTCTGTCCCTTGCTCAGAAAAAAGGAATGAACCATCGCTACCAGCTGGGCTGCAACTGCAGG ATTAAGCCTTGCCACTATCTGCCCTGCTTCGTGACCTCAAAGAACGAGTGCCTGTGGACGGACATGTTGTCACACTTCGGTTATCCTGGCTACCAGTCACGGCACTATGCCTGCATCCAGCAGAAAGAGGGCTACTGCAGCTGGTACCGGGGCATGACCTCTCGCGACAAAACCAACATGAACACCACGGATCCCTGA